A stretch of DNA from Drosophila virilis strain 15010-1051.87 chromosome 5, Dvir_AGI_RSII-ME, whole genome shotgun sequence:
AACCCGTGCAATTGATTTCCTAGACCAGTGATGCAAGTGAAAGCTGTTTACAGCGCATAGGTAAATCGTAAATTACTAAATACATGACTTAGAACCCAGTTAACACTTACTCTAGTATGCCCTTCCTGATCTTGTTACGATAGATGGGAAACTTAACGCCTATCTTGCTGAGATCATCATCATCCATAATTAGGAATTCGGCCAGTGAGGTGCGCGCTTTGGCAAAATATTCCAGCATATTTGCCATATCCACAGAGTTTAAGATGCCGCTCAGCTCCTGAAAGTACTCCGGACACTCGGTTTTCAGAAAAATGCGTGGCACATGATCACGCAGCGTGTTGTAGACGAAAAACTCCGACGGCACCATATAAGTGGCAGCAGGATCACGCGGCAGCAGCTCAAACAGATCGTAAAATCCATGAAATTCGGCCACCTGTTTGGGCGTGTAGCCCTTGTTGTTGGCCAGGCTGGCATTAACGCCCGCATCCACCAGCAACTTGACTATGTCAGCATGATTGTTCTCAATCGCATGAAAGATGGGCGTGCAGCCCTGATTGTCGGTCGCATCGAAGCTCACCTCTTTGATCAGCAGGCGCACAACGTTAGTGTAGCCTCTGCGGCAGGCAAACATAAAAGGCGTCAGGCCATACTTGTCGGACACATTGATGACAGCGCCCTTGCTTAGCAGCAAGCGTACGAGCTTCTCAGCCACATACGGGTCGTTCGCCTGGCAGTCACAGGCGAACATCAGCGGCATTGTGGAGTCTATCTGCTTGTTAACATTCGCTCCGAGCTGGTTGACCAGGTAAGCGGCCACCTCGTAGTGCCCCTCGCGACAGGCATACATCAGCATTGTGAGGCCTCCGCATACGGTGCCATCCACATGGAATTGGAGCGCATCGATTTCTTCGCGCACACCCTGTAAATTGCCCTCCAGCAGCGCATCGAGCAGCTTCTGGTCGCGTTGCACGGGCGGAACGAACTTCTCCCGCTTCAGCTAAATAAAAAGGGGCTTGTGCTCAACTAAATGAGTGGACCAAGTTATTTGCTTACAGGTTCAGAGAAGTAAAAGCCGTCATAGCTGCTGCAGTCAGAATCATCCGAGTCCGGCGGTGGGCCAAAAATACATTTGTCggtcattttgttgttttagttgcgCGCgtccaattcaattttatttagtaCATCCCAATTATAATACTTAAAAAAATTGCGCAGCGTAaagcaaaaaactaaataaaattgaaaagcttAGAACGCAGTGTGGCCAAGGCGCACAGACAAGAAATGCACCAGTTGCTGAAACTAACAACTGTGCTGGTCACACTGAACAGCTTGGCTTTAATCCGCCTTTAAATTGCGTATTAATAATCCATgtttatatgctatatatgttttgatatattatattcatgTTTATTTACATGTAAATTAAGCTGGTTATTTAactttttcattgttttatttatatatgtactatTTCTTTTTATCCTTTTTCGCATAACGTGGACCACCAAagtttttgcctttgttgaatttgtttttaccCGCCTTATTGGTTAACTTCACAGTGCTTGTTTTCTTCTTCGCAGCAATTTTAGTCATCTTCTTGTGCCGATTGGCCTCGGATCTGTTGgtgaatatattatt
This window harbors:
- the Gasz gene encoding ankyrin repeat, SAM and basic leucine zipper domain-containing protein 1, coding for MTDKCIFGPPPDSDDSDCSSYDGFYFSEPLKREKFVPPVQRDQKLLDALLEGNLQGVREEIDALQFHVDGTVCGGLTMLMYACREGHYEVAAYLVNQLGANVNKQIDSTMPLMFACDCQANDPYVAEKLVRLLLSKGAVINVSDKYGLTPFMFACRRGYTNVVRLLIKEVSFDATDNQGCTPIFHAIENNHADIVKLLVDAGVNASLANNKGYTPKQVAEFHGFYDLFELLPRDPAATYMVPSEFFVYNTLRDHVPRIFLKTECPEYFQELSGILNSVDMANMLEYFAKARTSLAEFLIMDDDDLSKIGVKFPIYRNKIRKGILDFHLHHWSRKSIARVKKDGMDNFYEILMITANHLQHLVIIQASLRFVIQNQMKGKLGQPLEMQLSNLRSNLRAYRGVIDDLTKTVKYLGSFSPDKSPLYIDYNEILAERKRRKVRSVFKYTTIILGISVFLCLKCKWFF